Part of the Solwaraspora sp. WMMA2065 genome is shown below.
CGTTCGCCGGCGCCGATGAACGCCGAGGTGGTGAAGTTGTTGTCCTCGCCGGCCTGGCTCAGCGCCTCGACGCCGCCGATGCGCATCGCGAGGTAGGCCCAGTAGTAGTGGCCGGGCCACTTCTCGCCGCCGGCCAGCGCGATCGGTGTGATCCCGGCTGACTTGAGTCGGCCGACGACCTCGAGGTACTCGGCCCAGGTCTGCGGCGGTGCGGTGATGCCGGCGTCGGCGAACAGCGCCTTGTTGTACCAGAAGCCGACCATACCGATGTCGAACGGGACGCCGTAAAGTCGTCCGTCGATCTCGTACGGCAACGTCGAGGCCGGCTGCAGGATGTCCCGCCAGGGGGCGACCGCGTCGGTGATGTCCTGGCACAGCCCGGCCTCGACCTGCTGCCGGAGAACGCCACCGCCCCAGGTGTGGTAGATGTCCGGCGGGTCGCCGGCCTGGGTGACCGTTGTCAGCCTGGCCTTGAACGCCTCGTTCTCCAGCGGGGTGATGGTGATGCCGACGCCTTCGTTCTGCGCTTGGAACTCCTCGGCGAACGCCGCCCAGACAGGCAGCATCGGGTCGGTGTTCTGGATGTGCCACCACTCGATGCCCGCACTGTCGCTTCCGGAGTCGCCGCACGCGCCGAGCGCGACCGCGCCGGCTCCGAGGCCGGCAAGGCTCAGCAGCGTACGGCGGGAGAAGTGGATCGGTGTCGCCATGTGCCGTCCCCTCAGGTAAGCGGCGAGCGTGGTCCCACCCACCGCTGAATGCCGAGCAATCGACCGGTGTCACCGAAAATTTCACCTGCGGAACGCCATGAATTGGTGACGTTGCGCACGCTACGACGGCGTTGCCGCTCGGTCAAGACCCGGTTTCCACACAACGACCGTCGTCAACGGGCCGCAGAAGCCTCCTCGAGTGGCATACTTTCCGGAAAACTGCCGAAGATCTCGCCAGCCGAGCCCGGAGGACCACCGATGCCGACCGACACGACCGACGTGGCCACCTCGGCCCGGGTCATCACCAACCCCGTGCTGCGCGGGTTCTACCCCGACCCGTCGGTGCTGCGCGTCGGCGACGACTACTACCTGGCCACGTCGACCTTCGAGTGGTACCCGGGCGTGACCCTGCACCACTCACGCGACCTGGTGCACTGGCGCCCGCTCGACGGGATACTCACCGAACGACGACTGCTGGACCTGACCGGTGCCGGGGACTCGTGCGGGGTGTGGGCACCCGATCTGACGTACGCCCATGGCTTGTTCCACCTGGTCTACAGCGACGTCGCCAGCTTCGCCAGCGGCTACTGGGATCCGCAGAACTACCTCATCACCGCCCCGTCGATCGACGGACCGTGGTCCGACCCGGTGCCGCTGCACGCCCACGGCTTCGACGCGTCGCTGTTCCACGACGACGACGGCAGCACCTGGCTGCTGGCGATGACGGCCGACTGGCGGCCGGGCCACGACCGGTTCGGTGGCATCGAGATCCAGCGCTACGACCGCGACGCCCGGCGCCTGGTCGGCGACCCGGTCACCATTTTCACCGGCACGCCGACCGGGCTCACCGAAGGACCGCACATCTACCGGCACGACGGGTGGTACTACCTGGTCACCGCCGAGGGCGGCACCAGCTGGGAGCACCAGGTGACCGTCGCCCGGTCCCGCGCCCTGCTCGGGCCGTACGAGGCCGACCCGGCCGGGCCGATGCTCACCTCCGCCGGCCGCCCCGAACTGACCCTGCAGAAGGCCGGGCACGGCAGCCTGGTGCGGACCCAGCGCGGCGAGTGGTACCTCGCCCACCTGGTCGGTCGCCCCTACACCCCGCTGGGGCGGTGCGTCCTCGGCCGGGAAACCGCGATCCAGCGGGTCGACTGGTCCGCCGACGGCTGGCCGCGGGTCGCCGGTCAGGTCCCGGCCGAACAGGTGCCCGCCCCCGACCTGCCGGCGCACCCCTGGCCCGCCGAGCCGTCCACCGACCACTTCGACGCCGCGACCCTCGGCCCGCGCTGGTCGACCCTGCGCCGACCGGCCGGGCCGGACTGGACCGACCTGACCAGCCGCCCGTCACACCTGCGGATCGTCGGCGGCCAGTCCCCGGTCGGACGGCAACGCCCCAGCCTGGTCGCCCGCCGGGTGACCGCACCGAACTGCGTCTTCGAGACGCTCGTCGAGTTCCGCGCGGCCACCCCCCGCCAGCTTGCCGGGGTGACCGGCTACTACAACACCGAGAACTGGCACTACGCCTATCTGACCCGCACCGACGACGGTCGCCAGGAGCTGCAGCTGCTCAGCTGCGACAGCGGCCGCCGACAGTCCCACCCGCAGGCCAGCGTCGACGTCACCGACGTCGCACGGCTCGGGCTGCAGGTGGTGTTCGACGGCCCGGTGCTGAGGTTCGGCTACCACCGGGGCGACCACTGGCGCGAGCTGCCGGTCGAGCTGGACGCCACCATCCTGTCCGACGAGTACGCCGCCCGGATGACCGACGGCGAGCCGGAGGCCTGGGGCTTCACCGGCGCGTTCGTCGGGCTCTGGGTGCAGGACATCGGCAACGACGGCGGGTACGCCGACTTCGACCACGCCACCTACCGGGAGCTGTGAGCGACGGGCCGGGTTACCGGGCACCACCGTTGACGTACAGCGTCTGCCCGCTGACGTAGGACGCGTCCTCGCTGGCCAGGAAGGCGATCACCGAGGCGATCTCAGCCGGCTGGCCGACCCGGCGCAGCGGCGTCTGCTCCGCGACCTGCCGGCGGTGCTCGTCCGGGTCGACCCCGATCCGGGCGGCCACCGCCGCGGTCATCGACGTCGCCACATAGCCGGGTGCGACCGCGTTCACGTTGATGCCGTACGGCCCCAGCTCGATCGCCAGGGTGGCGGTGAGCCCCTGCACGCCGGCTTTGGCTGCGGCGTAGTTGACCTGGCCACGGTTGCCCAGCGCCGACCGGCTGCTCAGGTTGACGATCCTGCCGTAGCGGGCCGGCACCATGTGCCGCTGCGCCGCCCGGCAGCAGTGGAACATGCTGGACAGGTTGGTGCGCAGCACCGCGTCCCAGTCGTCGGCCGGCATTCGGAACAGCAGGTTGTCCCGGGTGATCCCGGCGTTGTTGACCAGGATGTCGAGCCGCCCGTGCGCGGCGACCGTCTGGTCGACCATCGCGTCGACGGCGACCGGGTCGGTCACGTCACAGCCGACCGCGACCGCGCTGCCGCCGGCCGCGACGATCTCGTCGACCACCGGACCGGCCCGCTCGGCGGTCAGGTCGACCACCGCCACCGTGGCGCCCTCGGCGGCCAACCGCCGGGCGGTGGCTGCCCCGATACCCTGCGCGGCTCCGGTGACCAGGGCGACCCGGTCGGCGAATCTGTCCATCGAAGCGGCTCCTTCGGCGCTGGGGTGAACCGGCGGGGGTGTTCGCCGGTGCGGACCCTCGGGTCGGCGCAGACCATTGTGCCCGGTGCCGGACGGTCGTTCACGGAGTGGGATCGCGGGCGTCGTAGTGGGCGAACGTCGGCTGGTGGCGGGCCAGCGCCGCCAGCACCACCAGGCAGGCCAGGCCACCGGCGACCGCCGCGACCGCCTCACCGGTCAGCTGCGCGGTGACGCCGAGCACCAACTGGCCCAGCTGCGGGCCACCGGCGACCACCACGATGAACACCCCCTGCAGCCGACCGCGCAGCGCGTCCGGCGTCGCCGCCTGCAGGATCGTCATCCGGAACACCGAGCTGACCGCGTCTGCCGCGCCGGCCAGCAGCAGCACCGCCACCGCCGCCCACAGCAGCGGATGCGCACCACCGCCCGGTGCCGGCCCCGGCGCCGCCACGACGATCAGCCCGAACACGGTGATCGCCACCGCCCAGCCGGCCACCGACACCAGCACCGCCAGGCCCTGCCGGCGCACCGCACCCAGCGGCCCGGAGAGCAGGCTCGCCGCCAGGGTGCCGCCGGCGATGCCGGCAGTGAGCAGCCCCACCGTGGTGGCCCCGCCGCCGAGCGCGGTCGCGCCGATCGCCGGGAACAGCACCCGGGGCATGGCCAGCACCATCGCCGCCAGGTCGACCAGGAACGTCATCCGCACGTTCGGCCGGGTGCCGAGGAACCGCAGGCCTTCCCAGACCGAGGCGAGCCCGGCCCGGCGGACCTCGCCTTCCGGTGGGATCGACGGCAACGCCACCAGGGTGGCCAGGGCCACCGCCACCAACGCCACCTCGATCAGGTAGGTCCCGGGGTAGCCCCACCAGCCGACCAGCACCCCGGCCAGCAACGACCCGGCCGTGTAGGCCACACCCATGGACAGGTTGGACAGGGCGTTCGCCGCCGGCAGCAGGCCGATCGGCAGCAGCCTCGGCACGATCGCGGTACGGGCCGGATTGTTGATCGCGAACAGCCCGTTCTGCGCCGCGACCAGGCCGTACAGCAGCCCGACGCTGCCGACGTCGAACAGCGCCTGCCCGGTGAAACCCATCCCGACCAGCAACAGGCCGGTGGAGGTGGCAACCACCACCCGCCGCCGGTCGTACGCGTCGACCAACGCACCGCCGTACAGGCCCAGCGCCACCAGCGGCACCAGCGCGAAGAACCCGACCAGGCCGACGTTGAATGTGGAACCGGTGAGGTCGTAGACCTGCAGACCAACCGCCACCGTGGTCAGGCTGGTGCCGATGCCGGACAGCGAGGCGCCGAGCCACATCCGGCGGTACGGCGCGCTGGCCCGCAACGGGCCGAGGTCGATCAGGAGACTGGGCACCAGTGGATCATGCCTCGCGCCGCCGCCCGCAATGACGTGTGCCGAGTCACCCGCCAGCGACCGACGGGACCACCTGCACCTGGGCACCGGCCGGGACCGGGGTGTCCAGACCGCCGCTGTGCCGGTGGTCGGCACCGTCGACGTAGACGTTCACGTACCGCCGGATCTGGCCCTGCTCGTCGCGGATCCGGCGGGCGAGTCGCGGCCAGCGGCGGGTCACCTCGTCGAGGACCGCCCGCAGCGTGCCGTCGGCGTCGACGGTGAGCCGGGCCTGCCCACCGCTGTCCGCCCGCAGCGCGCCCGGCACCAGCAGCGTCACCACCTCACACCACCGCGGCCCGGACACAGAGCACGTCCGGCAGGCCGGTGGCGACCGGTTGCCAGGAATCGCCCTCGTCACGGCTGGCGAACACGTCCCCGCTGCGGGTGCCGAAGTAGACCCCGGCGGTCGACGCGTCGTCGGTGGTCAGCGCGTCACGCAGCACCGCCGGATAGTACGGGTGCTGCGGCAGCCCGGCGGTCAGCGGCTGCCAGGTGGCACCGGCGTCGGCGGACCGGAACACCCGGCACCGGTCGTCGACCGGGAACCGCCGCGAGTCGGCGACCAGCGGGAACGTGTAGATCACCCCGGACCGGTGCGGGTGGGTGGCGATCGGGAAGCCGAAGTCGCTGGGCAGGCCGTCGGCGATCGACGACCAGGTGGCGCCGGCGTCGTCGGAGCGGTAGACGCCGTGGTGGTTCTGCGCGTACAGCCGGTCCGGGTCGACGGCGTCCCGGACCACCTTGTGCACACACTGGCCGAACTCGGGCCACTCGTCGGGCAGGAAGTACGCGCGGATGCCGGTGTTGCCGGGTGCCCAGCTCGCCCCGGCGTCGGCGGACCGGTAGACGCCGCCGGTGGACATGGCGACCAGCAGCGCGGCCGGGTCGCGCGGGTCGGGCAGGACGGTGTGGATCGCCTGGCCGCCGAAGCCGGCCTCCCACTGCGGCCGGTGCGGGTGCTCCCACAACGGCCGGACCAGCTCGAAGCTGGCCCCGCCGTCGGTCGACCGGAACAACGCCGAGGGTTGGCTGCCGGCGTACACCACGTCGGGCTCGGCGGCCGACGCCGGCGTGAGCTGCCAGACCCGCTCCAGGGCGGCCCCGGTGTCGCCCGGGAAGGCGACCGGCGGCTGCTCCGGCTCGGACCAGGTGCGCCCGAGGTCGTCGCTGGTCGCGACGCTTGGCCCGTAGTGCGAACTGGCCACCGAGGCGAGCAGCCGGGGCACCGCCCGGCGTTTGTCGATCGCCACCGCGTACACCGCGGTCATCGCAAAGTGCGGGCCGCTGACCTGCCAGCCGCGCCGGTCGTCGGTGCTGGTCGCGAGGAACAGACCTTTCTCCGTGCCGATCGCGAGCAGCGCCCCGGCATTCGGTGTCCCCATCGATTCCCCTCCTGGTCACCTCTGGTCACCGGCCGGCGACGTCGCCGGCCCGAACCGGAGTATGCCGAGACGGACCGACAGTTCAGGTCAGGTCAGCGGGGGTGGCGAGCTGGGCGTCAGTCGGGATCGGCCGTGCGGGCGAAGCCGTACCGCTCGGCGTGGTCGGGGTCGGCCGGGTCGATCTGGCGCAGCCCTTCGTCGGCCAACCGCTTGTTGATCTCGTCAAGGTGGTCGCGGACCAGCCGGGCCTCGTCGTCGGTGGTCTTGCCGCGGTGCGGTTTGCCGGCGTGCTCCAGGGTCGCGTAGTCAACCCGCTCGGCGGCCTTGCGGCTGGCCTTGGCCGGTTTGACCCGCTCGGCGGTACGCAGCAGCTGGGCCATCGGC
Proteins encoded:
- a CDS encoding sialidase family protein produces the protein MGTPNAGALLAIGTEKGLFLATSTDDRRGWQVSGPHFAMTAVYAVAIDKRRAVPRLLASVASSHYGPSVATSDDLGRTWSEPEQPPVAFPGDTGAALERVWQLTPASAAEPDVVYAGSQPSALFRSTDGGASFELVRPLWEHPHRPQWEAGFGGQAIHTVLPDPRDPAALLVAMSTGGVYRSADAGASWAPGNTGIRAYFLPDEWPEFGQCVHKVVRDAVDPDRLYAQNHHGVYRSDDAGATWSSIADGLPSDFGFPIATHPHRSGVIYTFPLVADSRRFPVDDRCRVFRSADAGATWQPLTAGLPQHPYYPAVLRDALTTDDASTAGVYFGTRSGDVFASRDEGDSWQPVATGLPDVLCVRAAVV
- a CDS encoding MFS transporter, whose protein sequence is MPSLLIDLGPLRASAPYRRMWLGASLSGIGTSLTTVAVGLQVYDLTGSTFNVGLVGFFALVPLVALGLYGGALVDAYDRRRVVVATSTGLLLVGMGFTGQALFDVGSVGLLYGLVAAQNGLFAINNPARTAIVPRLLPIGLLPAANALSNLSMGVAYTAGSLLAGVLVGWWGYPGTYLIEVALVAVALATLVALPSIPPEGEVRRAGLASVWEGLRFLGTRPNVRMTFLVDLAAMVLAMPRVLFPAIGATALGGGATTVGLLTAGIAGGTLAASLLSGPLGAVRRQGLAVLVSVAGWAVAITVFGLIVVAAPGPAPGGGAHPLLWAAVAVLLLAGAADAVSSVFRMTILQAATPDALRGRLQGVFIVVVAGGPQLGQLVLGVTAQLTGEAVAAVAGGLACLVVLAALARHQPTFAHYDARDPTP
- a CDS encoding beta-ketoacyl-ACP reductase, with protein sequence MDRFADRVALVTGAAQGIGAATARRLAAEGATVAVVDLTAERAGPVVDEIVAAGGSAVAVGCDVTDPVAVDAMVDQTVAAHGRLDILVNNAGITRDNLLFRMPADDWDAVLRTNLSSMFHCCRAAQRHMVPARYGRIVNLSSRSALGNRGQVNYAAAKAGVQGLTATLAIELGPYGINVNAVAPGYVATSMTAAVAARIGVDPDEHRRQVAEQTPLRRVGQPAEIASVIAFLASEDASYVSGQTLYVNGGAR
- a CDS encoding ubiquitin-like small modifier protein 1, encoding MVTLLVPGALRADSGGQARLTVDADGTLRAVLDEVTRRWPRLARRIRDEQGQIRRYVNVYVDGADHRHSGGLDTPVPAGAQVQVVPSVAGG
- a CDS encoding glycoside hydrolase family 43 protein; its protein translation is MPTDTTDVATSARVITNPVLRGFYPDPSVLRVGDDYYLATSTFEWYPGVTLHHSRDLVHWRPLDGILTERRLLDLTGAGDSCGVWAPDLTYAHGLFHLVYSDVASFASGYWDPQNYLITAPSIDGPWSDPVPLHAHGFDASLFHDDDGSTWLLAMTADWRPGHDRFGGIEIQRYDRDARRLVGDPVTIFTGTPTGLTEGPHIYRHDGWYYLVTAEGGTSWEHQVTVARSRALLGPYEADPAGPMLTSAGRPELTLQKAGHGSLVRTQRGEWYLAHLVGRPYTPLGRCVLGRETAIQRVDWSADGWPRVAGQVPAEQVPAPDLPAHPWPAEPSTDHFDAATLGPRWSTLRRPAGPDWTDLTSRPSHLRIVGGQSPVGRQRPSLVARRVTAPNCVFETLVEFRAATPRQLAGVTGYYNTENWHYAYLTRTDDGRQELQLLSCDSGRRQSHPQASVDVTDVARLGLQVVFDGPVLRFGYHRGDHWRELPVELDATILSDEYAARMTDGEPEAWGFTGAFVGLWVQDIGNDGGYADFDHATYREL
- a CDS encoding extracellular solute-binding protein produces the protein MATPIHFSRRTLLSLAGLGAGAVALGACGDSGSDSAGIEWWHIQNTDPMLPVWAAFAEEFQAQNEGVGITITPLENEAFKARLTTVTQAGDPPDIYHTWGGGVLRQQVEAGLCQDITDAVAPWRDILQPASTLPYEIDGRLYGVPFDIGMVGFWYNKALFADAGITAPPQTWAEYLEVVGRLKSAGITPIALAGGEKWPGHYYWAYLAMRIGGVEALSQAGEDNNFTTSAFIGAGERLAELVALEPFQEGFLGASYGEPDGQAAAMGNGDAAMELMGQWAPAVQEEASGVEGGIGTDLGFFPFPVVDGGQGSASDAFGGGGGFAIGRDASPDAIRFLEFISQVDKQRRAAATGAFLPVTIGAEDAIEDPNLAAVAETLADASNFQLYLDQAYAPAVGQEVNDRVAELIAGQMTPEQVAEAVTVVAQR